The Enteractinococcus fodinae genome has a segment encoding these proteins:
- a CDS encoding hemolysin family protein has product MSEHVPGLLWLIVLLAGNAFFVAGEFAVMGARRSQIEPRVDEGSKAAKKALFAMEHVTDILAICQLGITVCSLLILNVSEPAIAYLFGIPLEALGLDPAFAGVLAFVLALIVVTFLHVTFGEMVPKNAAVSVADRAVILLAPPLVFLEKVLRPVIRLLNWTANIVLRMFKVEPQTEVTSTYTLEEVQSIVAESQRTGLVDDQSGILSGALHFSDVTAQDVMVPMDQIISVSTTDTPERFDEAVRKTGLSRLLVEDRGDNTVIGYLHIKDLLSVPEERYTAPIPVTRVRSMVNITLDKPIEEALTVMQRIGVHMARVQDDSGSTVGILFLEDVIEVLVGEIRDVTQSQTITIRQRMGKAGGEASI; this is encoded by the coding sequence ATGAGTGAGCATGTTCCGGGTCTGCTGTGGCTGATTGTGCTGCTCGCTGGCAACGCGTTCTTCGTGGCCGGTGAATTCGCGGTCATGGGGGCCAGACGCTCTCAAATTGAGCCCCGTGTCGATGAAGGCTCGAAAGCGGCCAAAAAGGCGCTCTTCGCGATGGAGCACGTGACCGATATTCTGGCCATTTGCCAGTTAGGCATCACGGTGTGTTCGCTGCTGATCCTGAATGTCTCGGAACCAGCGATCGCTTACCTGTTTGGTATTCCGTTGGAAGCCCTTGGACTGGATCCGGCCTTCGCTGGGGTGCTGGCATTCGTGTTAGCGCTGATAGTGGTGACTTTCCTGCACGTGACCTTCGGCGAAATGGTGCCGAAAAATGCTGCGGTCAGCGTGGCAGATCGAGCAGTTATCCTGTTAGCTCCGCCACTGGTGTTCTTAGAGAAAGTGCTACGACCAGTTATTCGGCTGCTCAACTGGACAGCCAATATTGTGTTGCGCATGTTCAAGGTCGAACCTCAGACCGAGGTCACTTCGACCTACACGCTGGAAGAAGTCCAATCGATCGTCGCTGAATCACAACGAACCGGATTGGTTGATGACCAGTCTGGCATTTTGTCCGGTGCGTTGCACTTCTCTGATGTCACAGCACAAGACGTCATGGTCCCCATGGATCAAATTATCAGTGTCTCCACCACGGACACTCCTGAACGGTTTGACGAAGCCGTGCGGAAGACCGGGCTGTCACGTTTGTTGGTCGAAGATCGTGGCGATAATACGGTCATTGGCTATCTCCACATTAAAGATCTGCTATCAGTCCCCGAAGAGCGTTATACCGCACCGATCCCGGTCACCCGTGTCCGCTCGATGGTCAATATCACGCTGGATAAACCCATCGAGGAAGCGCTGACCGTGATGCAGCGCATCGGGGTGCATATGGCCCGGGTGCAAGATGACAGTGGTAGCACCGTGGGAATCTTGTTCCTCGAAGATGTGATCGAGGTTCTGGTAGGAGAAATTCGCGACGTCACGCAGTCTCAGACCATTACGATTCGCCAACGGATGGGCAAAGCTGGGGGAGAAGCGTCGATCTAG
- a CDS encoding HIT family protein has protein sequence MSTIFTKIMNGELPGRFIWQDDKCAAFLDISPLTYGHTLVVPREEIDMWTDLPEELNAHVYTVASRIGAAQVKGLGATRAGLIIQGYEVPHMHMHVFPTNSVADFDVSNIIREPDEEKMDEAATKLRAALRDAGYGQFVPED, from the coding sequence GTGTCGACGATTTTCACCAAGATAATGAACGGTGAGTTGCCGGGCCGATTCATCTGGCAGGACGATAAGTGCGCGGCGTTTTTGGACATCAGTCCGTTAACCTATGGTCACACCCTGGTGGTACCACGTGAAGAAATTGACATGTGGACAGATCTTCCCGAAGAGCTCAACGCACACGTGTACACAGTGGCGTCGCGCATCGGTGCCGCACAGGTCAAAGGCCTCGGGGCGACACGTGCTGGGCTGATCATTCAAGGCTACGAAGTTCCGCACATGCACATGCACGTTTTCCCGACCAACTCGGTCGCAGACTTCGACGTCTCCAACATCATTCGTGAACCCGATGAGGAAAAAATGGATGAAGCGGCCACCAAGTTGCGTGCCGCGCTACGCGACGCCGGGTACGGCCAGTTCGTTCCGGAAGACTAA
- a CDS encoding metal ABC transporter permease, whose amino-acid sequence MELLNWVMEPFQAGFQIRALLGGLLAALMSSFVGVWLVLRGMSFFGDAFVHGVVPGIAAAVVFNFSPYLGAALAAFVMVSLLELVHRTTTLKEDTAIGLLFVGMMALGVVIISRADSFQGSLTAILFGDALGVTWSDIGVQLVFVIGVGMLSLMLYRPLMTLSFSPDKAEALGMRPQLTHWLLLLMIAAAVIGSFQAVGTLLVLGLLIGPAATAALITRTVPRMIMASLVIGIVSVTVGLILSYHLGTAAGASMALVAILGFYLVLTLREATAALARRQRSAAPAEQGAL is encoded by the coding sequence GTGGAGCTGTTGAACTGGGTTATGGAACCATTCCAGGCTGGTTTCCAAATCCGAGCTCTGTTAGGCGGACTCCTCGCCGCACTCATGTCGAGCTTCGTGGGTGTCTGGCTGGTCCTGCGCGGTATGAGCTTTTTCGGTGACGCGTTCGTCCATGGAGTGGTGCCCGGGATCGCCGCCGCCGTGGTCTTTAATTTCTCACCGTATTTGGGCGCAGCGCTGGCTGCATTTGTCATGGTCTCGTTGCTGGAGCTCGTCCATCGCACCACGACGTTGAAAGAAGATACCGCCATCGGTTTATTATTCGTGGGCATGATGGCACTTGGTGTCGTGATCATCTCCCGCGCCGATAGCTTCCAGGGGTCGCTGACCGCGATCCTATTTGGCGACGCGCTGGGCGTGACGTGGTCTGATATCGGGGTGCAGCTGGTGTTCGTCATCGGGGTGGGCATGCTGTCCCTGATGCTCTATCGCCCCCTGATGACCCTGTCGTTTTCACCGGATAAAGCTGAGGCACTCGGAATGCGCCCACAGCTAACCCATTGGCTGTTGTTGTTGATGATTGCTGCGGCAGTCATTGGATCCTTCCAAGCCGTTGGGACATTACTCGTGCTTGGCTTGCTCATTGGTCCGGCCGCTACCGCAGCGCTTATTACCCGTACGGTGCCCCGAATGATCATGGCCTCGCTTGTGATCGGAATCGTCTCTGTTACTGTTGGATTGATTCTCAGTTATCACCTGGGAACCGCTGCCGGAGCATCTATGGCACTGGTGGCAATCCTCGGGTTCTATTTGGTGTTAACTCTTCGAGAAGCGACCGCTGCACTGGCCCGTCGCCAGCGTAGCGCAGCACCCGCTGAGCAAGGAGCGTTATGA
- a CDS encoding hemolysin family protein: MVEWLLLGVSMLLIFGNGFFVAVEFSLISLDVPTVQRMVDEGDKGAEPVLKALKSLSTQLSSCQLGITLTALLTGFFLEPSLGRLLVTPLQPLLGDNEAVVYSVSLTIAMIIGTALSMLIGELVPKNLSLARAMPIARLLSRPQLIFTAVFRPIIAGLNNFSNWVLSLFGMATQEELSGARTPEELSSLVRRSAEMGTLDVKTASFVDRTLKFSERTAADVMTPRMDMETVEADASLDEVLFFARRTGFSRFPVSNGNADEIRGILHIKKVIAVPKHRRAKLSAGTIVSEMVRVPESVTLDTLINDLREAPFQMALVVDEYGGTAGIVTLEDLVEEIVGEVADEHDRITPGVLQSADGGWFFPAVMRPDEVMTHIPGLVIDEDEAYETVGGFIMAELGRVADVGDMVNVDHGTLEVRRIDGHRIERVKYVPAEDTHTPQRSSQKEDA, encoded by the coding sequence ATGGTCGAATGGCTATTACTCGGCGTGAGCATGCTGCTGATCTTCGGCAACGGATTCTTTGTCGCTGTTGAGTTCTCACTCATTTCGTTAGACGTGCCAACGGTACAGCGCATGGTGGACGAGGGCGACAAGGGCGCAGAGCCCGTCCTGAAAGCACTCAAGTCACTGTCAACTCAACTGTCCTCGTGCCAGCTCGGTATCACGCTGACCGCCCTGTTGACCGGGTTTTTTCTCGAACCGTCGCTGGGGCGTCTGCTGGTCACGCCGTTGCAGCCACTCTTAGGTGACAACGAGGCTGTGGTCTATTCGGTGTCGTTAACGATCGCGATGATCATCGGAACCGCGTTGTCGATGCTGATCGGTGAGCTGGTACCAAAAAATTTATCCCTGGCCCGGGCCATGCCTATTGCCAGACTGCTGTCCCGCCCGCAGTTGATTTTCACCGCGGTCTTCCGGCCGATCATTGCTGGACTCAATAACTTCTCCAACTGGGTGTTGAGCCTGTTTGGGATGGCCACCCAGGAAGAACTCTCCGGCGCGCGCACACCAGAGGAATTGTCATCATTAGTTCGGCGTTCTGCCGAAATGGGCACCCTCGACGTCAAGACCGCTTCATTTGTGGATCGCACTCTGAAATTCTCGGAGCGGACAGCAGCCGATGTGATGACGCCGCGAATGGATATGGAAACCGTTGAAGCCGATGCCAGTCTTGATGAAGTACTATTCTTTGCCCGACGGACCGGGTTCTCGCGCTTCCCGGTCAGTAATGGTAACGCCGATGAGATCCGCGGGATACTGCACATTAAAAAGGTCATTGCCGTGCCCAAACACCGCCGCGCTAAACTCAGCGCCGGCACGATTGTAAGTGAAATGGTGCGCGTGCCAGAATCAGTCACGTTGGACACGTTAATTAATGATTTGCGTGAAGCACCGTTTCAAATGGCGTTGGTCGTTGATGAATACGGCGGCACGGCTGGCATCGTCACGCTGGAAGATCTTGTGGAAGAAATCGTCGGGGAAGTTGCCGATGAGCATGACCGCATCACGCCCGGCGTGCTGCAAAGTGCCGATGGGGGCTGGTTCTTCCCGGCCGTCATGCGTCCCGATGAAGTCATGACGCACATCCCGGGGTTAGTCATCGATGAAGATGAGGCCTACGAGACCGTTGGCGGTTTTATTATGGCGGAATTAGGTCGCGTGGCCGATGTCGGTGACATGGTCAATGTCGATCACGGCACATTAGAAGTGCGTCGTATCGATGGGCACCGCATCGAGCGCGTCAAATATGTACCCGCGGAGGATACGCACACACCGCAGCGCTCGTCCCAGAAGGAGGATGCATGA
- a CDS encoding sulfurtransferase produces MNQPVLVSVDVLAAWMGLDRTDYSLPDASTVEVRTRMMADQLPPQPEGFVAPTPVPEPGRLVIWDVRWSATDPTQNHEAYRQGHIPGAVYVSMSSHLAGHGAPAAGRHPLPDPAKFTEAVRMLGLNDEDTVVIYDAVAASAAARAWWLLRYAGMTDVYVLDGGLDAWRAADLPLHAGEVLPRIGSAYLSWGKMPVVNTEEVPDFVRDEGVLLDARAYQRYTGEEEPIDPVAGHIPAAVSAPGGELTDEEGKFLPAAELREKFAEYGITSGTPVTAYCGSGVTASKTVLGLALAGLDGALYPGSWSAWSSSRDLPVATGDEPGVMPSDI; encoded by the coding sequence ATGAATCAACCTGTATTAGTCAGCGTTGATGTACTGGCCGCCTGGATGGGGCTGGACCGCACGGACTATTCGCTGCCCGATGCATCCACCGTCGAAGTGCGTACCCGGATGATGGCAGACCAGCTTCCGCCGCAACCTGAAGGTTTTGTCGCTCCCACCCCGGTGCCTGAACCCGGTCGGCTAGTCATTTGGGATGTGCGCTGGTCCGCAACTGATCCCACGCAAAATCACGAAGCCTACCGGCAGGGTCACATCCCCGGAGCGGTCTATGTGTCCATGAGCAGCCACTTGGCCGGCCACGGGGCGCCCGCTGCCGGTCGACATCCGTTACCCGATCCGGCGAAATTTACCGAAGCGGTCCGCATGCTGGGTCTCAATGACGAAGACACCGTGGTGATCTATGATGCCGTGGCCGCATCGGCTGCCGCACGCGCCTGGTGGTTGCTGCGCTATGCGGGCATGACCGATGTGTACGTGCTCGACGGCGGTCTTGATGCCTGGCGTGCGGCAGATCTACCGCTGCATGCCGGTGAGGTGTTGCCGCGTATCGGTTCGGCCTACCTGTCGTGGGGCAAGATGCCCGTCGTCAACACCGAAGAGGTACCCGACTTTGTCCGTGACGAAGGGGTCCTGCTTGATGCCCGTGCCTACCAGCGATACACCGGTGAAGAAGAACCCATTGATCCAGTGGCCGGGCACATCCCTGCGGCGGTCTCGGCTCCGGGCGGCGAATTGACCGATGAGGAGGGCAAATTCCTCCCGGCCGCGGAACTGCGCGAGAAATTCGCCGAATATGGGATCACCTCGGGGACCCCGGTGACCGCCTACTGCGGCTCTGGAGTCACTGCCTCAAAAACAGTCTTGGGGCTGGCGCTGGCCGGATTGGACGGTGCGCTCTATCCCGGGTCCTGGTCGGCGTGGTCCTCCTCCCGCGATCTGCCAGTGGCCACAGGGGACGAACCCGGTGTGATGCCCTCGGATATCTAG
- a CDS encoding metal ABC transporter ATP-binding protein → MTLVTARDIVLYRGSHRAVSASSFTIPEGKITAVIGPNGSGKTTLLQAIAGILAPSAGEIQVLGKPVKEVRQDISFVMQSVVFPTGTPITVKDVVSMGRYAQRGWFGIFRPTDRNAIQYAMDVMNITDLKNRHLEELSGGQRQRVYVAQGIAQGHEILVLDEPMTGLDLTSMRIIDEVIHAEVDDHGHSVILTTHDLDEAAAADHVILMDGRVIAAGTPDEVLTRDNLEAAYGLGSLHEPAAIDGTTVVELPECTAHGDALESEEHQPGERYSRYEAL, encoded by the coding sequence ATGACTCTCGTGACAGCCCGAGACATTGTCTTATACCGCGGTTCCCATCGCGCTGTTTCGGCTTCGAGTTTTACCATCCCGGAAGGCAAAATCACTGCGGTGATAGGACCCAACGGCTCGGGCAAGACCACATTGCTGCAGGCTATTGCTGGGATACTGGCACCCAGTGCCGGAGAGATTCAAGTACTCGGCAAGCCGGTCAAAGAAGTCAGACAAGATATTTCGTTTGTGATGCAGTCGGTGGTCTTCCCTACGGGGACACCGATTACCGTCAAAGATGTGGTGTCCATGGGGCGCTATGCGCAACGCGGATGGTTTGGTATCTTCCGACCAACGGATCGCAACGCAATTCAGTACGCGATGGACGTCATGAACATTACCGACCTGAAAAACCGGCATCTCGAGGAACTCTCGGGCGGTCAGCGTCAGCGCGTGTATGTTGCTCAGGGCATCGCCCAGGGGCATGAAATACTGGTGCTTGATGAACCGATGACCGGGTTGGACCTGACCTCGATGCGTATTATCGATGAGGTGATTCACGCTGAAGTCGACGATCATGGCCATTCTGTAATTCTCACCACTCACGATCTCGACGAAGCCGCCGCAGCAGATCATGTCATCCTCATGGATGGCAGAGTCATAGCAGCCGGCACGCCCGACGAAGTGCTGACTCGAGACAATCTGGAAGCTGCCTATGGACTGGGGAGCTTGCACGAACCTGCCGCCATCGACGGCACCACGGTGGTGGAACTACCCGAATGTACCGCACACGGGGACGCCCTTGAATCCGAGGAGCATCAACCGGGCGAGCGGTATAGCCGTTACGAAGCGCTGTGA
- a CDS encoding Fur family transcriptional regulator — protein sequence MSSASSSRPRTRNTWQKQAIDEILDASPDFLSAQQIHQSVAETGRSVSLATVYRVLQAQVEDGVVDILALDDGQTLFRKCALTGHHHHLVCRNCRATEEIEAPKVEQWADHIGDEYGYTDIDHTLEIYGLCPQCAHSAS from the coding sequence ATGTCGTCAGCTTCATCGTCACGGCCTCGCACTCGCAATACGTGGCAGAAGCAGGCCATCGACGAGATTTTGGATGCCAGTCCAGACTTTTTGTCGGCCCAACAAATACACCAGTCAGTAGCCGAAACGGGCCGTTCTGTTTCGCTGGCCACCGTGTACCGGGTGCTGCAAGCCCAGGTTGAAGATGGGGTCGTAGATATCCTTGCGCTCGACGACGGGCAAACCTTATTCCGCAAATGCGCCTTGACTGGCCATCACCATCATTTGGTGTGTCGCAATTGCCGGGCGACCGAGGAGATCGAAGCCCCAAAAGTCGAACAATGGGCCGACCATATCGGCGATGAATACGGTTATACCGACATTGACCACACACTAGAGATTTATGGGTTGTGCCCTCAGTGTGCTCACAGCGCTTCGTAA
- a CDS encoding metal ABC transporter substrate-binding protein — protein MHFSEKRTLALVGTFCALGLALSACATDAESQSTDNGDTNATVIATTTQVGSITEQITACAGGQTTTLMSAGDDPHQFEASSAQMADMVSADLVVLNGLGLESSLQRSLENAETDGAELFEVAPQLDPIPYQEEHHHDHADEHGHAHGHEAEDQDHGSYDSHVWMDVSRMADGAELIGQKLADVTGEDAYVSCGAEVAEDLRATDAQVEELLAHVDSARLVTDHAAYGYLADRYGVEVSGVVIPGGSTDGEPSSQDLSQLTALLNDEGADALVTAKNNPNRMIAALEAETESDVPVVMLYENGIGEPGSGAETYQDAMVYNAEALAEAIN, from the coding sequence ATGCACTTCAGTGAAAAACGCACGCTGGCACTGGTTGGTACCTTCTGCGCTCTCGGTCTGGCGCTCTCGGCATGCGCCACAGACGCAGAAAGTCAGTCCACAGACAATGGGGATACCAATGCAACGGTCATCGCTACGACAACGCAGGTCGGTTCCATTACCGAACAGATTACTGCGTGTGCCGGGGGTCAGACGACAACCCTGATGAGTGCTGGCGATGATCCGCACCAATTCGAAGCCTCGAGTGCCCAGATGGCCGATATGGTTTCGGCTGATCTGGTGGTCTTGAATGGACTGGGTTTAGAGTCGTCGTTGCAGCGCTCCTTGGAGAACGCGGAAACTGATGGTGCCGAACTCTTCGAAGTAGCGCCACAGCTTGATCCGATTCCGTATCAAGAGGAACACCACCACGATCATGCTGACGAGCACGGACATGCCCACGGGCACGAGGCTGAGGACCAGGATCACGGATCCTACGACTCCCACGTGTGGATGGATGTCTCGCGGATGGCTGATGGCGCTGAACTGATTGGTCAGAAACTTGCCGACGTGACCGGCGAGGATGCCTATGTGTCCTGTGGGGCAGAAGTTGCAGAAGACCTCCGAGCGACTGACGCCCAGGTGGAAGAACTGCTTGCACATGTGGATTCGGCTCGTTTAGTGACCGACCATGCAGCCTATGGGTATCTAGCTGATCGTTATGGTGTGGAAGTTAGTGGCGTAGTCATTCCCGGTGGCTCAACCGATGGTGAACCGTCTTCCCAGGACCTGTCGCAACTGACAGCGTTGTTGAATGATGAAGGCGCCGATGCACTGGTCACCGCCAAAAACAATCCCAATCGCATGATCGCAGCTCTTGAAGCCGAGACAGAGAGTGATGTTCCGGTTGTGATGCTTTATGAAAATGGTATTGGCGAGCCTGGATCGGGCGCGGAAACATATCAGGATGCCATGGTGTACAACGCAGAAGCTCTGGCTGAGGCCATAAACTAA